A genomic stretch from Thauera sp. GDN1 includes:
- the rocD gene encoding ornithine--oxo-acid transaminase — MTTRLDALRGPHTLIRIIGAASALGAPHDGSAAAPATLQDGALLHRLAGIGPRVEWTETLVPTAVDGAAGAASDMTSRIAANAGFAHRLADHVAALPEDCFALVIGGDHAIAAGTWRGVGRRRGRAPGLIWIDAHLDSHTDATTHSGNIHGMPLAALLGLGHPALTGIAGPALDPARTCILGARAWEPEERALLARLGVRVFDMGEIRARGLAAVFGDALSIARADHEAGFGLSLDLDALDPQALPAVTCPEAGGLDPRALADALLRLRACADFVALEIVEYRPDLDPDRRSAAWIEEFAAAALGPGTAWLRAKERHYGAANYAPLPAVFQRGEGVWLWDTDGRRYLDMMSAYSAVSFGHVHPRLVEALTSQAQRLALTSRAFSSDRLPVFLERLCTTFGYERALPVNTGLEAVETALKAARKWGYKVKGIAPERARILACDGNFHGRSIAIVGLSANDHYRDGFGPFPPGLERVPFGDADALEAAITPDTAAFLVEPIQGEGGIVVPPPGYLSRCAEICRRHDVLLIADEVQTGLGRTGRLLACDHEGVRPDGLILGKALGGGLLPVSAFLADRRVMDVFGPGDHGSTFGGNPLAAAVGTEVLALLAETRPWERAERLGERLMARLRAAALPCVREVRGRGLLVGLALDPAQADAGELAERLLACGIATRDTNGNVIRLAPPLVIDEATLDEAATRIIDTLRTPAAAHAGQAVAHMQ, encoded by the coding sequence ATGACGACGCGTCTCGACGCCCTGCGGGGCCCCCACACGCTGATCAGGATCATCGGTGCCGCCTCGGCGCTGGGCGCGCCGCATGACGGCAGCGCCGCCGCACCGGCCACGTTGCAGGACGGTGCGCTGCTGCACCGCCTCGCGGGGATCGGACCGCGCGTGGAGTGGACCGAAACCCTGGTGCCGACCGCGGTCGACGGCGCCGCTGGCGCCGCCTCCGACATGACGAGCCGGATCGCCGCCAACGCCGGCTTCGCGCATCGCCTCGCCGACCATGTCGCCGCCCTGCCCGAGGATTGCTTTGCGCTCGTGATCGGCGGCGATCACGCGATCGCCGCCGGCACCTGGCGCGGCGTCGGGCGCCGGCGCGGGCGCGCGCCGGGGCTGATCTGGATCGACGCCCACCTCGACAGCCACACCGACGCCACCACCCACTCCGGCAACATCCACGGCATGCCGCTGGCCGCGCTGCTCGGCCTGGGCCATCCCGCGCTCACCGGCATCGCCGGCCCGGCGCTCGATCCGGCACGAACCTGCATCCTCGGCGCACGCGCCTGGGAGCCCGAGGAGCGCGCCCTGCTCGCCCGCCTCGGCGTGCGCGTGTTCGACATGGGCGAGATCCGCGCCCGCGGCCTTGCGGCGGTGTTCGGCGACGCGCTGTCGATCGCGCGCGCCGATCACGAGGCCGGCTTCGGCCTCAGCCTCGACCTCGACGCGCTCGACCCGCAGGCGCTGCCGGCGGTGACCTGCCCGGAGGCGGGCGGGCTCGATCCGCGCGCGCTGGCCGACGCGCTGCTGCGCCTGCGCGCCTGCGCCGACTTCGTCGCCCTCGAGATCGTCGAATACCGTCCCGACCTCGACCCCGACCGCCGCAGCGCGGCCTGGATCGAGGAGTTCGCCGCCGCCGCCCTCGGCCCCGGCACCGCCTGGCTGCGTGCGAAGGAGCGCCACTACGGCGCCGCCAACTATGCGCCGCTGCCGGCGGTGTTCCAGCGCGGCGAGGGCGTGTGGCTGTGGGACACCGACGGCCGCCGCTACCTCGACATGATGAGCGCCTACTCGGCGGTGAGCTTCGGCCACGTCCATCCGCGCCTGGTCGAGGCGCTGACGAGCCAGGCGCAGCGCCTGGCGCTGACCTCGCGCGCCTTCTCCAGCGACCGCCTGCCGGTCTTCCTCGAGCGCCTGTGCACGACCTTCGGCTACGAGCGCGCGCTGCCGGTCAACACCGGACTGGAAGCGGTCGAGACCGCGCTCAAGGCCGCGCGCAAGTGGGGCTACAAGGTCAAGGGCATCGCGCCGGAGCGCGCGCGCATCCTCGCCTGCGACGGCAACTTCCACGGGCGCTCGATCGCGATCGTCGGGCTGTCGGCCAACGATCACTACCGCGACGGCTTCGGCCCCTTCCCGCCCGGGCTCGAGCGCGTGCCCTTCGGCGACGCCGACGCGCTGGAAGCCGCCATCACCCCCGACACCGCCGCCTTCCTGGTCGAGCCCATCCAGGGCGAGGGTGGCATCGTGGTGCCGCCGCCCGGCTACCTGTCGCGCTGCGCCGAGATCTGCCGTCGCCACGACGTGCTGCTGATCGCCGACGAGGTCCAGACCGGCCTCGGCCGCACCGGACGGCTGCTCGCCTGCGATCACGAGGGCGTGCGCCCGGACGGGCTGATCCTGGGCAAGGCGCTCGGCGGCGGGCTGCTGCCGGTGTCCGCCTTCCTCGCCGACCGCCGGGTGATGGACGTGTTCGGCCCCGGCGACCACGGCTCCACCTTCGGCGGCAACCCGCTCGCGGCGGCGGTCGGCACCGAGGTGCTCGCCCTGCTCGCCGAGACCCGGCCGTGGGAGCGCGCGGAACGCCTCGGCGAGCGCCTGATGGCCCGCCTGCGCGCCGCCGCCCTGCCCTGCGTGCGCGAGGTGCGCGGCCGCGGCCTGCTCGTCGGCCTCGCCCTCGACCCTGCGCAGGCCGATGCCGGCGAGCTCGCCGAGCGCCTGCTCGCATGCGGCATCGCCACCCGCGACACCAACGGCAACGTGATCCGCCTGGCACCGCCCCTGGTGATCGACGAGGCCACGCTCGACGAGGCGGCGACCCGCATCATCGACACCCTGCGCACGCCCGCCGCGGCGCACGCCGGCCAGGCCGTTGCGCACATGCAATAA